A stretch of Schistocerca nitens isolate TAMUIC-IGC-003100 chromosome 6, iqSchNite1.1, whole genome shotgun sequence DNA encodes these proteins:
- the LOC126262801 gene encoding chondroitin proteoglycan 2-like isoform X2, with protein MRGFSLLVTVVLAALVGSSSTASIRKVTVMSATCKGASGPFPNPDSCRSFLQCEPSGVATVIPCPANLEFNPNLMVCDFPERAGCSSSPSPPADDDNGNGGGSDDNGGASPAPPSGDAPSCPPWNPNDVTQLPNPNDCSSFYKCDENGVAWVIECPAGLEYNAELRVCDYPENAGCSSSAPSNPSEGGEDNGNSNAGDDVSPNPPAGDAPTCPAWNPNDVTQLPNPSDCSSFYKCDENGVAWLIPCPAGLEYNAKLRVCDYPESAGCSSSAAPSNPSGDDSSNGGQDNGNTGSGNGESPQEPAADAPTCPPWNPDDVTQLPNPSDCNSFYKCDENGVAWLIPCPAGLQYNAELRVCDYPSNAGCTV; from the exons GGTTTTCACTACTTGTGACCGTCGTGCTAGCGGCCTTGGTAGGAAGCAGCAGTACAGCTTCCATCCGAAAGGTGACTGTG ATGAGTGCAACTTGCAAGGGAGCTTCTGGGCCATTTCCGAACCCGGATAGCTGCAGAAGCTTCCTACAGTGTGAGCCATCAGGTGTCGCAACGGTCATCCCATGCCCAGCAAACCTCGAGTTCAATCCAAATCTGATGGTGTGTGACTTCCCAGAGAGAGCTGGTTGCTCCTCATCACCGTCTCCACCAGCTGACGACGACAATGGAAATGGTGGGGGATCAGATGATAACGGAGGCGCTTCACCAGCTCCACCATCTGGCGACGCCCCCAGCTGTCCCCCATGGAATCCTAATGACGTCACCCAGCTGCCCAATCCGAATGACTGCAGCAGCTTCTACAAGTGTGACGAGAACGGCGTTGCCTGGGTCATTGAATGCCCAGCCGGTCTCGAATACAATGCAGAGCTGAGAGTGTGTGACTACCCAGAAAATGCTGGTTGCTCATCATCTGCACCAAGCAACCCATCTGAGGGGGGTGAAGATAACGGAAATTCTAATGCAGGTGATGATGTGAGTCCAAATCCACCAGCTGGAGATGCTCCTACTTGCCCAGCTTGGAATCCAAACGACGTCACACAGTTGCCCAATCCCAGTGACTGTAGCAGCTTCTACAAATGCGACGAGAATGGTGTGGCTTGGCTCATACCATGCCCAGCTGGACTCGAGTACAATGCGAAGCTGAGGGTATGCGACTACCCAGAGAGTGCTGGTTGCTCATCGTCAGCTGCTCCAAGTAACCCATCTGGCGACGATTCCTCTAATGGCGGTCAAGACAACGGAAATACTGGCTCTGGTAATGGCGAAAGCCCACAGGAACCAGCTGCAGATGCTCCCACATGCCCACCTTGGAACCCGGATGACGTCACCCAATTGCCGAACCCCAGCGACTGTAACAGCTTCTACAAGTGCGACGAGAACGGAGTTGCCTGGTTGATCCCGTGCCCAGCAGGACTGCAGTACAACGCCGAGCTGAGGGTGTGCGATTACCCTTCAAACGCCGGATGTACCGTCTAA
- the LOC126262801 gene encoding chondroitin proteoglycan 2-like isoform X3: MRGFSLLVTVVLAALVGSSSTASIRKVTVMSATCKGASGPFPNPDSCRSFLQCEPSGVATVIPCPANLEFNPNLMVCDFPERAGCSSSPSPPADDDNGNGGGSDDNGGASPAPPSGDAPSCPPWNPNDVTQLPNPNDCSSFYKCDENGVAWVIECPAGLEYNAELRVCDYPENAGCSSSAPSNPSEGGEDNGNSNAGDDVSPNPPAGDAPTCPAWNPNDVTQLPNPSDCSSFYKCDENGVAWLIPCPAGLEYNAKLRVCDYPESAGCSSSAAPSNPSGDDSSNGGQDNGNTGSGNGESPQEPAADAPTCPPWNPDDVTQLPNPSDCNSFYKCDENGVAWLIPCPAGLQYNAELRVCDYPSNAGCTV, from the exons ATGAGAG GGTTTTCACTACTTGTGACCGTCGTGCTAGCGGCCTTGGTAGGAAGCAGCAGTACAGCTTCCATCCGAAAGGTGACTGTG ATGAGTGCAACTTGCAAGGGAGCTTCTGGGCCATTTCCGAACCCGGATAGCTGCAGAAGCTTCCTACAGTGTGAGCCATCAGGTGTCGCAACGGTCATCCCATGCCCAGCAAACCTCGAGTTCAATCCAAATCTGATGGTGTGTGACTTCCCAGAGAGAGCTGGTTGCTCCTCATCACCGTCTCCACCAGCTGACGACGACAATGGAAATGGTGGGGGATCAGATGATAACGGAGGCGCTTCACCAGCTCCACCATCTGGCGACGCCCCCAGCTGTCCCCCATGGAATCCTAATGACGTCACCCAGCTGCCCAATCCGAATGACTGCAGCAGCTTCTACAAGTGTGACGAGAACGGCGTTGCCTGGGTCATTGAATGCCCAGCCGGTCTCGAATACAATGCAGAGCTGAGAGTGTGTGACTACCCAGAAAATGCTGGTTGCTCATCATCTGCACCAAGCAACCCATCTGAGGGGGGTGAAGATAACGGAAATTCTAATGCAGGTGATGATGTGAGTCCAAATCCACCAGCTGGAGATGCTCCTACTTGCCCAGCTTGGAATCCAAACGACGTCACACAGTTGCCCAATCCCAGTGACTGTAGCAGCTTCTACAAATGCGACGAGAATGGTGTGGCTTGGCTCATACCATGCCCAGCTGGACTCGAGTACAATGCGAAGCTGAGGGTATGCGACTACCCAGAGAGTGCTGGTTGCTCATCGTCAGCTGCTCCAAGTAACCCATCTGGCGACGATTCCTCTAATGGCGGTCAAGACAACGGAAATACTGGCTCTGGTAATGGCGAAAGCCCACAGGAACCAGCTGCAGATGCTCCCACATGCCCACCTTGGAACCCGGATGACGTCACCCAATTGCCGAACCCCAGCGACTGTAACAGCTTCTACAAGTGCGACGAGAACGGAGTTGCCTGGTTGATCCCGTGCCCAGCAGGACTGCAGTACAACGCCGAGCTGAGGGTGTGCGATTACCCTTCAAACGCCGGATGTACCGTCTAA